In Caldisphaera lagunensis DSM 15908, a single genomic region encodes these proteins:
- the pyrB gene encoding aspartate carbamoyltransferase translates to MVWSGHDVVNVLDFNREDLELLFSKADDMRKQLKENHVRKILSDKIIGLAFFEPSTRTRMSFETAAKRLGAETVGFTGEEGTSVAKGESFADTIKMLDSYVDAIVLRHKYEGAALFAADVAEHPIINGGDGRSHHPTQAFLDLYTTRTLFDRIDGLTFALVGDLKYSRTVSSLIFALSMFKPKEIILISPPQLGLREEIKLFALNHGLKLREEKDISVISDADVIYVTRIQKERFPDLQEYEKVRGSYKITKKLLETYAKKTAKVLHPLPRVDELSPDVDKTSYQGYFTQASLGVPLRMALLSLVLGGE, encoded by the coding sequence ATGGTATGGTCAGGTCATGATGTTGTAAACGTGTTAGATTTTAATAGAGAAGATTTAGAATTACTTTTCTCAAAGGCAGATGATATGAGAAAACAACTAAAAGAAAATCATGTTAGAAAAATTTTAAGTGATAAAATAATAGGATTAGCATTTTTTGAGCCATCAACAAGAACAAGAATGAGCTTTGAAACGGCTGCAAAAAGACTTGGAGCAGAAACAGTAGGTTTTACTGGAGAAGAAGGAACAAGCGTTGCTAAGGGAGAATCATTCGCTGATACGATTAAGATGCTCGATTCGTATGTTGATGCCATTGTCTTAAGACATAAGTATGAAGGAGCTGCATTGTTTGCTGCAGACGTAGCAGAACATCCAATCATTAATGGAGGTGATGGAAGGTCGCATCACCCTACACAGGCGTTTCTTGATTTATATACAACGAGAACTTTATTTGATAGAATTGATGGATTAACATTTGCTTTAGTTGGAGACCTAAAATATTCTAGAACTGTTTCAAGCTTAATCTTTGCTCTTTCTATGTTTAAACCCAAGGAAATTATTTTAATATCACCTCCTCAGCTAGGTCTTAGGGAAGAAATAAAATTATTTGCATTGAATCATGGTTTAAAGCTTAGGGAAGAAAAAGATATCAGTGTTATTTCTGATGCAGATGTAATATATGTAACAAGAATCCAGAAAGAAAGATTTCCAGATCTTCAAGAATATGAAAAGGTTAGAGGAAGCTATAAGATCACCAAAAAATTATTGGAAACATATGCAAAGAAAACTGCAAAAGTATTGCACCCCTTGCCAAGGGTTGATGAATTAAGTCCAGATGTCGATAAAACAAGCTACCAAGGATATTTTACACAGGCAAGTCTAGGAGTCCCATTAAGAATGGCACTTTTATCTTTAGTTCTTGGGGGTGAATGA